Within Macrobrachium nipponense isolate FS-2020 chromosome 20, ASM1510439v2, whole genome shotgun sequence, the genomic segment TTCGtccccccttttccccttttGAGGAAGAAGGGGCCGTGTCCCGTCTCTTCCTGTCTGAATGTCTTTGATGCGAGGGAGGATAGGGCTTTCGGGAAGATGACTTTATTTTCATTGGTCAGTGACGGTCAAGCCCCTCCCTAATCCACACCCCACCCCTGCGTGTGGACACCCCCGCTTTGAGTTTTGGCACTTATGCAACGAGGAGGCGGGGGTGGCTATGCTCAAAGGCTTCGCTTGTCAGGAGCCCCCGaccccttttcctcctccttcttcttcaccATCCTTTCCCTGCCAAGAATAAAGCCCCCCACCCACAACCACTGACCACTTTGCCCTGTGATCATAACCTACCAAGAGCCGCCTGAGTTCAGAGGGTGGTGGCGGAGTGGGAGGTGaaacgacgacgacgacgctGCGACCAGAGGAGCGAGAGAGACATAGACCGAGTGGTGCTTGTCCGGAGAGTCTATCTCCCTGAGGTGGCCCAAACCAACGACGGTGGTAATCCCGAAGGAGGTTACCACCGAAAAATTGAAACACGTGTGGCTGGCTGTGCTTAAAGTCCCTCCCTCAGAGGCCCGTGATTGGCTCAGAGTTGTCCCATATTTGGCTTGTGTCCTCTTAAATCGCGAAGATGTGCGATTACCCGGATGCGGAGGAAAATACGGGAGATTTTCTCGGCATTGAGAACTCGCCAGCAGACGGCGAGAAGGTGTCGGGGACGGTAGAACAGCAGTTGGAGCGCCTGAACGAAAAGGAATATTTCGCTAGGAAGCGGCGCCACAGGTCCTTTTGGAAGAGGCCCGCCACCTACGTTTACCCCGACAATTTCGGTTTCGGGGTCAATACTTACCAGTCTATGATAGATTATCTAGACGCCAAAGATCACGGTGGAATAGCTAATCGCGAAGACGTCCATCTGCCGCTTCTCGAGGAGCGGTGTATGAGAAGGTACGCGTCGTACAATCCGTTCAGGTGGTACGACAACACTGACATCGACAGGTACATCGAGAAGGGGGAAAAAATCCGCACCCAGATCCGCCAGAACGACGCCGTCGGAATCAGCAACGTGCTGAGGAGAACTCACACGAACTGGTCTATGACGAGGAAGTGGGTGCAATTAGTGAAGGATTCGCTGAGCAGTAAGTACCGCAAAGAGCACAAGGGATTCGAAGAGGAGGAACCGTTCTACCGTCCAGTGACACCTGTCAAACTCCTAGACATCAGGGACAGCACGCCCGACCGTCTTGGCCTAGGTCTAACGTCTCTTACCAACAAGGCCGTCTTATACGACCAACTTCAGGCAGAGTTCAACAGCGTGATTAAAAGCCTCGCCCAAAGCAGGATGGAATACGATAACGAGATGGAGAAGAGGCAGCAGCGCCTCCAGTCACTCGATGACAAATTCGAGGAGACCATCGACCGCATGTACGAACAGGTACAGCGCATCAACAGCAAGGCCGACCTATATGCCAACGTAGCCAAAGACCCACGCGAAATCGAAGTCGATACAAAAGGCTTGGTGCTTCGCAATCAAATCCGTAGACAGGAGGAAATGCGTAACCTTTTGGAATGCGTCGACGAACTCACGGAAATGAATAGTGCCAGAAATCAGCTGCGCCAAAGTCTGCGCAATCTCGACAACGAGACACGTGGTCTCAGCGGCAGGATCGACGACATGAGAGAACAGCACACTCAGGAGGACGACGCTGTCGCTGAAGAACTCGCCAAGATGGACTTCCACGATATTAGAGACATCGACAACACCTTCGACTATGACCACCTGATGGCCACGGCCAACGCCCGCAAGAAGGAAGCCCACGCCAGAGCGCTGGCCAGGAAGagggacgaagaagaagacgttgAAGAAATCAAGAGCTGCAGGAAGCCCAAGCACGCACTCATCTGGGCTAAGCATGATCGGGTCACCACCAGGCCCAAGCAGCCCCTCCTTCGGGATGAAGTGATGTCCGATACCTTGGCCAACATCTTGAACAAGGCATCCTTGATGTCAAGTGGCACTAGCGAAAGCAGAAGAATTAACAGCCGCGCCCGTTTCATCAACGTCTTCAAGCCCAGACCCGACACCGCCGACAGAGAACTCATGGTGCCCCCTTCAAGGACCGAACTCAACATTGATTTCATGGCCAAGACTCTGGCCCAAAAGGGAAAGTGTCTCCGCCGATATGATATTGACCAAGAAGTCGACACGCCGAAGTCCGGACTCAACACCAATGCCCGCAAGAATTATTGCGAGAGGGGCATCACCAAGCGCCGCGAGGAGTATCCTTCCCTGAGCAACCGCGTGCGG encodes:
- the LOC135222972 gene encoding uncharacterized protein LOC135222972, producing MCDYPDAEENTGDFLGIENSPADGEKVSGTVEQQLERLNEKEYFARKRRHRSFWKRPATYVYPDNFGFGVNTYQSMIDYLDAKDHGGIANREDVHLPLLEERCMRRYASYNPFRWYDNTDIDRYIEKGEKIRTQIRQNDAVGISNVLRRTHTNWSMTRKWVQLVKDSLSSKYRKEHKGFEEEEPFYRPVTPVKLLDIRDSTPDRLGLGLTSLTNKAVLYDQLQAEFNSVIKSLAQSRMEYDNEMEKRQQRLQSLDDKFEETIDRMYEQVQRINSKADLYANVAKDPREIEVDTKGLVLRNQIRRQEEMRNLLECVDELTEMNSARNQLRQSLRNLDNETRGLSGRIDDMREQHTQEDDAVAEELAKMDFHDIRDIDNTFDYDHLMATANARKKEAHARALARKRDEEEDVEEIKSCRKPKHALIWAKHDRVTTRPKQPLLRDEVMSDTLANILNKASLMSSGTSESRRINSRARFINVFKPRPDTADRELMVPPSRTELNIDFMAKTLAQKGKCLRRYDIDQEVDTPKSGLNTNARKNYCERGITKRREEYPSLSNRVRYANIRSRARITLLGY